One window of Scheffersomyces stipitis CBS 6054 chromosome 1, whole genome shotgun sequence genomic DNA carries:
- the CBF1 gene encoding centromere-binding kinetochore protein produces KPQHGSDEWHRQRRENHKEVERRRRESINHGIKDLAALIPTNDTNKAQILQRAVEYIKRLKENENNNIEKWTLEKLLTEQAVSELSASNEKLKQELERAYREIEQWKEMARGGEKK; encoded by the coding sequence AAGCCGCAACACGGCTCCGATGAGTGGCACAGACAAAGACGTGAAAACCATAAAGAAGtcgaaagaagaagacgtGAGTCTATCAATCACGGCATCAAGGATTTGGCAGCTTTGATACCTACCAACGACACCAACAAGGCACAAATCTTGCAGAGAGCCGTTGAATAtatcaagagattgaaggaaaacgaaaacaacaacatcGAAAAATGGACTTTGGAAAAATTGTTGACGGAACAAGCTGTCAGCGAGTTGAGTGCCTCCAACGAAAAATTGAAGCAGGAGTTGGAAAGAGCTTACAGAGAAATCGAGCAATGGAAAGAGATGGCCAGAGGTGGTGAGAAGAAGTGA
- a CDS encoding predicted protein: MGVPFPDIDPYEVLLVEKSATPIEIKRAYKRLCLKYHPDKLQQNQSEPEVDQDFFAKVQFSYSILSDGVRRQRYDQTGNLAEFDMDEEDGFNWKEYFDSLNDKITIDMIQEDKVKYQNSEEEKQDIISNFIYYEGDFLKLFELIPHLEFTEEEEARAFKIIESELPDIEESLDLQTLKSWEKYKKSRKTKVRQMLKKLAKEAKEAEELEKMIKDKGKRKLRNESDLGALIRSRQANRLDDLINTLETKYVDKKGSKRGRAEVDDDEFERIQRDMLKNKKKV; the protein is encoded by the coding sequence ATGGGTGTACCTTTCCCAGATATTGACCCGTACGAGGTTTTATTGGTGGAAAAAAGTGCCACCCCTATCGAAATAAAACGGGCCTATAAACGTCTCTGTTTGAAATATCATCCAGATAAACTTCAGCAGAATCAGAGTGAGCCAGAAGTTGACCAAGATTTCTTTGCAAAAGTCCAGTTTTCGTACAGCATTCTCAGTGATGGAGTACGCAGACAGCGATATGACCAAACGGGCAATTTAGCCGAATTCGACatggatgaagaagacggGTTCAACTGGAAGGAATACTTTGACTCTCTAAACGATAAGATCACCATAGATATgattcaagaagacaaagtAAAGTACCAGAATTCGGAGGAGGAAAAGCAGGATatcatttccaactttaTTTACTATGAAGGAGATTTCTTAAAATTGTTTGAGCTCATCCCGCATTTGGAATTTACCGAGGAAGAGGAAGCCAGAGCTTTCAAGATCATTGAGCTGGAGCTTCCGGACATCGAAGAAtctcttgatcttcaaacTCTCAAGTCGTGGGAGAAATACAAGAAGCTGAGAAAGACCAAAGTGCGccagatgttgaagaagttggccaaagaagcaaaagaagccgaggagttggaaaagatgaTAAAAGACAAGGGTAAACGTAAGCTTCGGAACGAATCTGACTTGGGCGCATTAATCAGAAGTCGTCAGGCTAATCGTTTGGACGACTTGATTAATACCTTGGAGACGAAGTATGTGGATAAGAAGGGCAGCAAGAGAGGAAGGGCTGAAGTGGATGACGACGAGTTTGAGAGAATCCAGCGAGACATGctcaagaacaagaagaaggtgtgA
- the TOP2 gene encoding DNA topoisomerase II yields the protein MSDFDESASESDYYSDNSDDFVSESSKSSNKSKTAKSKTPLSDATNTPLTSTDSSNGTKSKSNASETYQKLSQLEHILKRPDTYIGSVERTKMEMWSYDEASDEMVYKEVSIVPGLYKIFDEILVNAADNKIRDPTMKNIRVKIDPENNTIQVMNDGRGIPIEIHEKEKIYIPELIFGNLLTSSNYDDDEKKVTGGRNGFGAKLCNIFSTEFQLETADLNTELLYKQTWTGNMSQVTKPKITKLKTKKEYTKVSFRPDLSKFGMESLDEEILSVLRRRVYDLCGTVKDCNVYLNDKKLNVRNFKSYVEMYVNAIKKRSPDTALEENNGTKYTTVVHEVFNDRWELAFAVSDGSFNQVSFVNSIATTSGGTHVKYVSDQIINKLVETLSKKEKGKKKLMIKPQEVRNNMFLFLNCLIENPAFTSQTKEQLTTRVSQFGGKPSEKLVISDNFISKILKTSIVDKIRDIANANEDKALQKADGSKKSRIKGQVKLVDANKAGTRDGNKCTLILTEGDSALSLAVSGLAVVGRDYYGCFPLRGKLLNVREASADQIAKNTEINALKQIIGLQHKKVYTPENAKTLRYGHIMIMTDQDQDGSHIKGLIINFLETSFPGLLNIPGFLLEFITPIIKVTIKKRGGGKEVIPFYNMPEFETWREREGGNSRWSHKYYKGLGTSTPLEARQYFSALDKHLKRFHALQEDDKQYIDLAFSKKKADERKEWLQGFQPGTHLDPNLTEIPISDFINQELILFSMADNVRSIPSVLDGFKPGQRKVLYGCFKRNLKSEIKVAQLSGYVSEKTGYHHGEQSLVQTIIGLAQNFVGSNNINLLKPNGAFGTRAAGGKDFSAARYIFTEISKITRAIFNPLDDPIYTYVQDDEQSVEPEWYLPVIPMLLVNGSEGIGTGWSTNIPSYNPLDLVDNIRRLMNGEPMEEMKPWFKGWEGTIEPNGPDKYKVVGKIDQIDETTVEITEIPVKTWTNNVKEFLLAGLGNEKTPAWIKDMEEQHGLNIRFVVKMSPDEMAKALKVGLLEKFKLISSISMSNMVAFDPLGRIKRYSSAQEILRDYYYVRLEYYQKRKDFMMDELQNQLTKFSEQARFVKMIIDKQLSVSNKKRVDLVKTLEDLKFVKFNKNNKPVSETGNDSLFLAAEEDIEEAEAEVGDVSQLLIGGIQVGNEDNEHKPETIYSHYDYLLGMSIWSLTRERYEKLLQQKDEKEHELNDLLKKSAKDLWNYDLDVFVEEWEKFLDADLQERMEMIPTKGTKKTAKRTRKPAVKPIVKKEDDSEPPKKKAATNKSKSITPVPEIKAKTEVKKEKPDVLSFFSASSSSPNTSISKSKHVINLFSDSEDDVILGLSNEPTPKKKTAPIVKNEPAPKKYSKPKPGTKAALMDELEDLGVVGLDNKPVKRAKKKITYSVFDSESEEEDDEDMEEEEEDDDDEYEED from the exons ATGTCTGACTTCGACGAGTCGGCCTCCGAGTCCGACTACTACTCAGATAATTCAGACGACTTTGTTAGTGaatcttccaagtcttccaa TAAATCAAAGACTGCGAAATCCAAAACCCCCTTATCTGATGCCACGAACACACCCCTTACGTCCACAGACTCGTCTAATGGGACCAAGTCCAAGCTGAATGCCTCTGAAACGTATCAGAAGCTTTCCCAGTTGGAGcatatcttgaagagacCAGACACGTACATCGGATCTGTGGAGAGAACAAAAATGGAGATGTGGAGTTATGATGAAGCCTCTGACGAAATGGTATACAAGGAAGTCTCGATAGTTCCTGGCCTCTATAAGATCTTTGATGAGATTCTTGTCAACGCTGcagacaacaagatcagAGATCCCACCATGAAGAACATCCGTGTCAAGATTGATCCGGAGAACAACACTATCCAAGTGATGAACGATGGAAGGGGAATTCCAATCGAAATCCACGAAAAGGAGAAGATCTACATCCCGGAATTGATTTTCGGCAACTTGTTGACGTCTTCCAACtatgacgatgacgaaaaGAAAGTTACCGGTGGTAGGAATGGGTTTGGTGCCAAATTGTGTAATATCTTTTCCACAGAGTTTCAGTTGGAAACGGCCGATTTGAATACCGAATTGTTGTATAAACAGACGTGGACAGGCAACATGTCACAAGTGACAAAACCCAAGATtacgaagttgaagacgaagaaagagtaCACTAAGGTTTCGTTCAGACCGGACCTCTCCAAATTCGGTATGGAATCGTTAGATGAAGAGATCTTGTCAGTTTTGAGACGTAGAGTTTACGATTTGTGTGGTACCGTCAAGGATTGTAATGTATACCTCAAcgacaagaaattgaacgTGCGTAACTTCAAGAGCTACGTCGAAATGTATGTCAATGCCATCAAGAAAAGGTCGCCTGATACAGccttggaagaaaacaacGGTACCAAATACACCACTGTGGTCCACGAAGTGTTCAATGACAGATGGGAATTGGCTTTTGCTGTTAGTGATGGTTCCTTCAATCAAGTCAGTTTCGTCAATTCTATTGCTACCACTTCTGGAGGTACCCATGTAAAGTATGTATCAGACCAAATAATCAATAAGCTTGTGGAGACGttgtccaagaaggaaaagggcaagaagaaattaatGATCAAGCCACAGGAGGTCAGAAACAATATGTTCTTATTTCTCAACTGTTTGATCGAAAATCCTGCCTTTACGTCACAGACAAAGGAACAATTGACCACCCGTGTATCTCAATTTGGCGGAAAACCCAGCGAGAAATTGGTGATTAGTGATAATTTCATCAGCAAGATCTTAAAAACCAGTATAGTCGATAAAATACGTGACATCGCTAATGCCAACGAAGACAAGGCTTTGCAGAAAGCCGATGGCTCCAAGAAACTGAGAATCAAGGGCCAAGTCAAGTTGGTTGATGCCAATAAGGCTGGAACCAGAGACGGAAACAAGTGTACACTTATCTTAACTGAAGGTGACTCTGCCTTGTCCCTAGCTGTGTCTGGTTTGGCTGTTGTAGGTCGTGACTATTATGGTTGTTTCCCGTTGCGTGGTAAACTTTTGAACGTTAGAGAGGCCTCAGCAGATCAGATCGCCAAAAACACAGAAATCAATGCTTTGAAGCAGATCATTGGTTTGCAACATAAAAAAGTATATACTCCAGAGAACGCGAAAACTTTGCGATATGGCCACATCATGATCATGACCGATCAGGATCAGGATGGATCTCATATCAAGGGATTGATTATCAACTTTTTGGAAACTAGTTTTCCAGGCTTGTTGAACATCCCTGGCtttttgttggaatttATTACTCCAATTATCAAAGTCACAATTAAGAAGCGTGGTGGAGGCAAGGAAGTGATTCCATTCTATAACATGCCCGAGTTTGAAACCTGGCGTGAAAGAGAAGGTGGAAACTCACGTTGGTCGCATAAATATTATAAGGGTTTGGGTACTTCCACTCCGCTTGAAGCACGTCAGTACTTTTCTGCGTTGGATAAGCATTTGAAGCGATTCCACGCCTTGCAAGAAGATGATAAGCAATATATAGACTTGgccttttccaagaagaaagccGACGAAAGAAAGGAATGGTTGCAGGGATTCCAGCCAGGAACTCATTTGGATCCTAATTTGACAGAGATTCCAATCAGTGATTTCATCAACCAGGaattgatcttgttctctATGGCCGATAATGTCAGATCCATCCCATCAGTCTTGGATGGCTTCAAGCCTGGTCAACGTAAAGTGTTGTATGGTTGTTTCaagagaaacttgaaaCTGGAAATCAAGGTAGCCCAGTTGTCTGGTTATGTTTCTGAAAAGACTGGATACCACCATGGTGAACAGTCGTTGGTTCAAACCATTATAGGGTTAGCCCAGAACTTCGTGGGCTCTAATAATATCAACTTATTGAAACCAAATGGTGCTTTTGGTACGCGTGCTGCTGGTGGTAAAGATTTCTCTGCTGCGAGATATATTTTTACCGaaatttccaagatcaCCAGGGCCATTTTCAACCCATTGGATGATCCAATCTACACATACgttcaagatgatgaaCAGTCGGTTGAGCCTGAATGGTATTTGCCGGTAATTCCAATGTTGTTAGTAAATGGTTCGGAAGGTATTGGTACTGGTTGGTCTACCAATATCCCCAGTTACAACCCGCTTGACTTAGTCGATAATATCAGAAGACTTATGAACGGAGAGCcaatggaagaaatgaaacCATGGTTCAAGGGTTGGGAAGGTACTATTGAGCCCAACGGTCCAGACAAATACAAGGTAGTAGGCAAGATTGATCAGATAGACGAAACTACTGTTGAAATCACAGAAATTCCTGTCAAGACCTGGACCAATAACGTCAAAGAGTTCTTATTGGCCGGTTTGGGTAATGAGAAAACACCAGCTTGGATCAAGGATATGGAAGAACAACATGGACTCAACATCCGCTTTGTGGTCAAGATGTCTCCTGATGAGATGGCTAAGGCTTTAAAGGTTGGCTTattggaaaagttcaagttgatttcttccatCAGTATGTCCAACATGGTTGCATTTGATCCATTGGGGAGAATTAAGCGTTATTCCAGCGCTCAAGAGATCTTGCGTGATTATTACTATGTCAGATTAGAGTACTATCAAAAGCGTAAGGACTTCATGATGGACGAATTGCAAAACCAACTTACCAAATTCAGCGAGCAAGCAAGATTTGTCAAGATGATTATAGACAAGCAATTGTCAGTGtcgaacaagaagagagtAGACTTGGTAAAAACTTTGGAAGATCTCAAGTTTGTTAAGTTCAATAAGAATAACAAGCCAGTATCTGAAACTGGTAACGACTCCTTGTTCTTGGCTGCGGAGGAAGATATCGAAGAGgcagaagctgaagttggAGATGTGAGCCAATTGCTAATTGGAGGTATCCAGGTTGGCAACGAAGATAACGAGCACAAACCTGAGACCATCTATTCCCATTATGACTATTTGTTGGGAATGTCCATTTGGTCGTTGACCAGAGAAAGATACGAAAAGTTGTTGCAGCAGAAAGATGAAAAGGAACATGAGTTAaatgacttgttgaagaagtctgcGAAGGATTTGTGGAACTACGATTTAGATGTGTTTGTAGAAGAATGGGAGAAATTCTTGGACGCTGACTTGCAAGAAAGAATGGAAATGATTCCTACCAAGGGCACTAAGAAGACAGCAAAGAGAACGAGAAAGCCAGCTGTAAAGCCGATTGTAAAGAAGGAGGACGATTCTGAACCTCCAAAAAAGAAAGCAGCTACTAACAAATCTAAGTCTATTACTCCTGTTCCAGAAATCAAAGCCAAGACGgaagtcaagaaggaaaagcctgatgttctttctttcttctctgcCAGTTCAAGTTCTCCTAACACAAGCATTTCCAAGAGTAAGCACGtaatcaacttgttcagtGACAGTGAGGATGATGTTATTTTGGGATTGAGTAATGAACCTActcccaagaagaagacagcaCCCATAGTCAAGAATGAGCCTGCCCCCAAGAAGTATTCCAAGCCCAAACCCGGCACCAAGGCTGCACTCATGGATGAGCTTGAAGACTTGGGAGTTGTTGGATTAGACAACAAGCCAGTAAAGAgagccaagaagaaaatcaccTATTCTGTCTTTGATTCCGAAtctgaagaggaagatgacgaagacatggaagaagaagaagaagacgacgacgacgaatACGAAGAGGATTAG
- a CDS encoding predicted protein, whose protein sequence is MIYFEANVTTTIPNSPNMYSNSNAANSTNQQYLGDYSYQQTPQQHQQQQQQQQQQQQQQHTILPPPGPGNQQNAAYSYQNNASGSSTSSASNIQGNANSNTNSNNANSSNNTSNNNIANKFTAQDIQILKQLLVAGEKHKWKQITKEINQLSNSNTSNPPSDQNQQPFGNRHQGRNVSPTFVIKQYQSLLGLPNNANFFGSLASSLPYVVSSNGWDDVADQNYAVRFGNEDIE, encoded by the coding sequence ATGATTTATTTCGAAGCCAACGTCACAACTACCATTCCAAACAGTCCCAACATGTATTCCAACAGCAACGCCGCCAACTCCACTAACCAGCAGTACTTGGGCGACTACTCGTACCAACAGACCCCTcagcaacaccaacaacaacagcagcaacaacaacaacagcaacagcaacaacacACCATCTTGCCTCCTCCAGGCCCGGGTAACCAACAAAACGCTGCCTACAGCTACCAGAACAACGCCAGTGGCTCTTCTACTAGCAGTGCCTCCAATATCCAGGGCAATGCCAACAGTAAcaccaacagcaacaatgCCAATAGTAGTAATAACACCAGCAATAACAATATCGCGAACAAGTTCACAGCTCAGGATATCCAGATCTTGAAGCAGTTGTTGGTAGCTGGTGAAAAACACAAATGGAAGCAGATCACAAAGGAAATCAACCAGTTGTCCAATAGCAACACAAGCAATCCTCCGTCTGACCAGAACCAACAACCATTTGGTAACAGACATCAAGGACGCAATGTGTCGCCTACCTTTGTTATCAAGCAGTACCAGAGTTTGCTCGGCTTACCAAACAATGCAAACTTTTTTGGTTCTCTTGCCTCTTCCTTGCCCTACGTAGTGTCTTCTAATGGGTGGGACGACGTTGCAGACCAGAACTACGCTGTTCGCTTTGGAAACGAAGACATAGAGTAG
- a CDS encoding predicted protein codes for MTIPSINRYPRVIIKYCAKCKWQNRALWYLQELLQTFPETIQDISVQPIYDQPGVFAVILVQSETEEPEIVYQRKFKSAELAIKYGDKDGSQSEDYYYEGFPDAKFIKILIRDKLGTEVKLGQHVEKDASTNFLTSNNNRDKDIGSIDNKIDCQDCNLEQ; via the coding sequence ATGACAATTCCTAGTATCAATAGATATCCCAGGGTGATTATTAAGTATTGTGCCAAATGCAAGTGGCAAAACAGAGCGTTGTGGTATCTCCAGGAGTTGCTCCAGACATTTCCAGAAACCATCCAGGATATTTCTGTTCAACCCATCTATGACCAACCAGGCGTATTTGCTGTAATACTTGTTCAGTCTGAGACAGAAGAACCGGAGATAGTGTATCAAAGAAAGTTCAAGTCGGCCGAGTTGGCTATTAAGTACGGGGATAAGGATGGATCTCAATCTGAAGACTACTACTACGAAGGGTTTCCAGATGCGAAGTTCATTAAAATCTTGATCAGAGACAAATTGGGTACAGAGGTCAAGTTGGGCCAACATGTAGAAAAAGACGCCAGTACGAATTTCTTGACCAGCAATAATAACAGAGATAAAGATATCGGTAGCATAGATAACAAGATCGATTGTCAGGATTGCAATCTCGAACAATAA
- the GAT1 gene encoding activator of transcription of nitrogen-regulated genes, giving the protein MNINSNYDPPGSPMNSHTPSTTSTSAAAHTSASSSYQHKFHFHPTRTTASSTGSNHHHNNNNAKQTVSIKALLADEVENIEGLWRMYNKAKESLPYKARMENLTWRMMYITNKRLEVKKESIHIKMEHEAEIYENSNNVPENSVSPSLDPAAEDFDYVAHIRKMGQNNLENDAGDSEIDINNDDSNDSNEAVNFRKRPADFSPMITSHAGPGSITGIHSNLSMSLNQEKLRSQIQNQSQSVHPLRTSIQPHILPSQHLPLNDLDHSDHRSQSNSIPDHHNDLYDHNHDDHDHHLESLHVGHHGMGESSAFEFSLDPLAFEGPNNNYNDDINMDILANGTNSRFDDMEEYHTRNPSLHSQTIGPTSILHNYNDHHHSNSNNSNSNSRYGHSNSVVSVVATPTNLLRHDNSIISLPDFSHNSASLHSQHQQPPLSRSITQTPTNFSRSSNGNDTFQFNPSFSGVQQSPGLDFPTPQLNNQPFTDSYFDSIGSGSIPNKKGAFPKQFSFTGSETETTPHSLPSQTTLTSWRSSVDKPDKISKPSSKKSKSEKFKNSSEKSKSKKTSSPAETPRSSGQLKSSQSTTSLSSMQPGVSCTNCHTQTTPLWRRNPQGLPLCNACGLFLKLHGVVRPLSLKTDVIKKRQRNTNPKKSISGSSKDKDGDDLNPTSICKSDTKIIKSLVAGGSDTSETLAVDGEDLKFETPILLSSKKKPTRNASVTSSLTMTPKKTSTKAKSTKASPKKVSVKKEKNGFVLKTEGEDYVDIDHDNEFINVLNSVDQNLPQARGNSENQNDQHVMNSNGHDLENAGEQNGNNWDWLSMTL; this is encoded by the coding sequence ATGAACATCAATTCAAACTACGACCCACCTGGATCTCCCATGAACAGCCATACGCCTTCGACGACGTCGACGCTGGCAGCCGCACATACTTCCGCTTCGTCTTCGTACCAACACAAGTTCCATTTCCACCCAACCAGAACTACGGCCTCTTCCACGGGAAGCAACCACCaccacaacaacaataatgcCAAACAGACAGTTTCGATAAAGGCCCTTTTGGCAGATGAAGTAGAGAACATCGAGGGACTCTGGAGAATGTACAACAAGGCTAAAGAGTCGCTACCATATAAGGCTCGTATGGAAAACTTGACCTGGAGAATGATGTACATCACCAATAAACGACTagaagtcaagaaagagagtATCCACATTAAAATGGAACACGAAGCTGAGATTTATGAAAACTCTAATAATGTTCCTGAGAATTCAGTATCGCCGTCGTTGGATCCAGCTGCTGAGGACTTTGACTATGTAGCTCATATTCGAAAGATGGGGCAGAACAATCTAGAGAATGATGCTGGtgattctgaaattgacaTCAATAATGACGATTCTAACGATTCAAACGAAGctgtcaacttcagaaagaGACCTGCTGACTTCTCTCCCATGATTACTAGCCACGCTGGACCTGGTTCTATCACAGGGATTCACTCCAACTTGTCGATGTCGTTGAACCAGGAGAAGTTGAGGAGTCAGATTCAAAATCAGAGTCAAAGTGTACATCCTTTACGAACGAGTATCCAGCCCCATATCTTACCTTCTCAGCATCTTCCACTTAATGACTTGGACCATTCGGATCACCGAAGCCAGTCAAACAGTATTCCAGACCACCACAACGACCTTTACGACCACAACCATGATGACCATGACCACCACCTTGAACTGCTTCATGTGGGGCACCACGGCATGGGAGAATCTTCAGCGTTTGAGTTTTCTCTCGATCCTTTGGCTTTTGAAGGTCCGaacaacaactacaacgATGACATTAACATGGACATTCTTGCTAATGGAACCAATAGTAGATTCGATGATATGGAAGAATACCATACCAGAAACCCCAGTCTTCATAGTCAAACTATTGGACCTACCAGCATTCTCCATAACTACAATGATCACCACCACAGTAATAGTAACAACAGCAATAGTAATTCTCGCTATGGACATTCTAACAGTGTTGTTTCGGTCGTAGCAACCCCTACAAATCTCTTGAGGCACGACAATTCCATCATCAGTTTACCAGACTTCAGCCATAACTCGGCTAGTCTTCATCTGCAACATCAGCAGCCTCCTTTGAGTCGCTCTATAACACAAACTCCTACTAATTTTTCACGGTCTTCGAACGGAAACGACACTTTCCAATTCAACCCTTCTTTTTCTGGCGTCCAGCAATCACCTGGTCTCGATTTTCCGACTCCTCAGCTCAACAACCAGCCATTTACCGATTCTTATTTTGACAGCATTGGATCTGGAAGCATTCCTAACAAGAAGGGTGCGTTTCCCAAACAGTTCAGCTTCACGGGTCTGGAAACTGAGACTACTCCACattctcttccttcacAGACGACACTTACCAGCTGGAGATCTTCTGTTGATAAGCCAGACAAGATTTCCAAGCCTTCATCgaagaagtccaagtcagaaaagttcaagaactcttctgaaaagtcgaaatcaaagaagacatCGAGCCCCGCAGAAACTCCACGATCTCTGGGCCAGCTCAAGAGTTCTCAATCGACAACTTCGTTGTCTTCGATGCAGCCGGGAGTCTCTTGTACTAATTGTCACACCCAAACGACACCattgtggagaagaaatcCACAGGGACTACCCTTGTGTAATGCCTGTGgtcttttcttgaagttgcatGGAGTCGTTCGTCCCTTAAGTTTGAAAACAGATGTCATCAAGAAAAGACAGAGAAATACGAACCCCAAGAAGTCTATCAGTGGTTCTAGTAAAGACAAGGACGGGGACGACTTGAACCCTACCTCCATTTGCAAAAGCGACACGAAGATCATAAAAAGTCTCGTAGCAGGAGGAAGTGACACGTCCGAAACACTCGCAGTTGATGGcgaagacttgaagtttgaaACTCCAATCTTGCtctcttccaagaagaaaccaactAGAAACGCCTctgtgacttcttctttaactATGACACCAAAAAAGACTTCTACGAAAGCGAAAAGTACAAAAGCTTCGCCTAAGAAAGTCTCtgtcaagaaagaaaaaaatgGCTTCGTTTTGAAGACAGAAGGTGAAGATTACGTAGATATAGACCACGACAACGAGTTCATCAATGTGCTCAACTCAGTAGACCAAAACTTACCACAAGCCCGTGGCAATCTGGAAAACCAGAACGACCAACATGTCATGAACAGCAACGGGCACGATCTTGAAAACGCTGGAGAACAAAATGGTAACAACTGGGACTGGTTAAGCATGACCCTATAG
- the HYR5.2 gene encoding hyphally regulated cell wall protein codes for LSASSALALEVTEDTTEVGTISLDVGDITVDAGVYYSIINNALSAIVGNLDVEGSFYITSTSDLIALTVTLDGVINSIVNNGLVSFNSAESLTAPTYQLAGISFENNGEFYLGGDGSVGVPIMAITSLTFNNNGLMVFYQNQRSTGVVTLGAPAATIHNNGQICLYNEIYQQTTAVDGTGCITAQADSSVFISNALVPFAQTQTIYLESDTASVRATAISTPQTFTVANFGNGNIIGLDIPLVTLPGLSSYSYDATSGILTLRGAGLLSQKFDIGTGYDTTLFSITTDPGLGLVSVPLGAVTYSGPPPTPGQPDACQACKPLPPTATPGAEPTEYTTTFTTTEPDGSVETESGVVLISTDDSGSWFTTTSLFPESTAEPTEYTTTFTTTEPDGSVETESEPSNAEPTEYTTTFATTEPDGSVETETATPASVAKPATTVAAKPETTAGAPAPEAANPETTAVPSVSAVAPSPAEQPSSVSTFEGAASL; via the exons TTGCTGGCATCAAGTGCTTTAGCACTCGAAGTTACTGAAGATACCACAGAAGTAGGTACTATTTCTCTTGATGTTGGAGACATTACAGTTGACGCTGGCGTCTACTACTCTATCATAAACAACGCTCTTTCTGCCATCGTGGGTAatcttgatgttgaaggTTCCTTCTACATTACCAGTACATCTGATTTGATTGCATTGACCGTCACACTTGACGGTGTAATCAACTCCATCGTGAACAATGGTCTTGTTTCTTTTAATTCTGCTGAATCTTTGACTGCTCCTACTTATCAATTGGCCGGTATTTCCTTCGAAAACAACGGTGAATTCTACTTAGGGGGAGATGGTTCTGTGGGTGTCCCAATAATGGCAATTACTTCTCTTACGTTTAACAACAATGGTTTAATGGTATTCTACCAAAACCAAAGATCCACTGGTGTAGTCACTCTTGGTGCTCCAGCTGCTACTATTCACAACAACGGTCAAATTTGTCTTTACAACGAGATATACCAACAAACAACTGCTGTTGATGGTACGGGTTGTATCACCGCCCAGGCTGACTCCAGTGTTTTCATTTCCAATGCATTGGTTCCATTCGCTCAAACTCAAACCATCTACTTGGAATCTGACACAGCCAGTGTGAGAGCAACTGCTATCAGTACTCCTCAAACATTCACAGTTGCAAACTTCGGTAACGGAAATATCATTGGTTTAGATATTCCTCTTGTTACTCTTCCTGGTTTGTCATCGTACAGTTACGATGCAACAAGTGGTATCTTGACCCTTCGTGGTGCTGGATTATTATCCCAAAAATTCGATATTGGTACTGGTTACGACACAACCTTGTTCCTGATCACCACAGATCCTGGTCTTGGATTGGTCTCAGTGCCTCTTGGTGCTGTTACATACTCTGGCCCTCCTCCTACTCCAGGTCAACCAGATGCTTGTCAGGCTTGTAAGCCATTGCCCCCA ACTGCTACtccaggtg CTGAACCAACTGAATACACAACAACCTTCACAACCACCGAACCTGATGGATCAGTGGAAACCGAAAGTGGTGTCGTATTGATTTCTACTGATGATTCCGGTAGCTGGTTcacaacaacttctctcTTCCCAGAATCAACAGCTGAACCAACTGAATACACAACAACCTTCACAACCACCGAACCTGATGGATCAGTGGAAACCGAAAGTG AACCTTCGAATGCTGAACCAACTGAATACACAACTACTTTCGCAACCACCGAACCTGATGGATCAGTGGAAACCGAAA CCGCTACTCCTGCTTCTGTTGCCAAACCAGCCACAACTGTTGCTGCTAAGCCAGAAACTACTGCTGGTgctccagctccagaagCTGCTAATCCAGAAACTACTGCTG TtccttctgtttctgcAGTTGCTCCTTCTCCAGCTGAACAACCATCTTCTGTATCTACATTCGAAGGTGCTGCCTCGTTG